A stretch of Paludisphaera borealis DNA encodes these proteins:
- a CDS encoding PKD domain-containing protein, with translation MPTSFSMLSPTSPGPLLSPITPVGGIVIDLFGASGGRIEAQLGPGELFSGVFGSGTPVLLGTRSGFTPSVLDTLGGGLSAISVRVTMNSGGTGPGDAGRNQDVLLVNGASMGDFSSVTTQQTSPDGQSGLSMNTSGGFRSDSLDTGFFYSTDGGLLSQIYASIERTGRVIYGLQSTARSESSVDFVGGLSRDLQNASRIPILAINPPIITDVKVGSPINEGAAATIVVTAFNLHHPASGQNLTYQFDPNNDGTFPISNTTGAASLSFGHPGTYVVPIRVYNPEGARADAQAVIVVRNVAPTVTSPGDQTAVEGATARLDLGSFTDPGRDSPWTVVVDWGDGSSPQTFNVAHAGDLGTLDHLYVRPGAYAVGVHVTDAVGLSADASFTTAVANVAPTVTSPGDQTAVEGVAADLRLGAFTDPGRDDPWLVHVSWGDGSAIQTFSVDQTGDLGSLSHLYAQAGTYSVAVSVVDLNGLGLSGAAWFQVVAQSVAPTLASPGDQKAVEGQSTPIALGSFSDASRNASWTVQVDWGDDSAAQTFTTSQPGLLNSLGHAFPRAGVFTVNVRVTAANGLADSVLFLVDVANIAPTVTSPGDQKAVEGTTASFALGSFTDPGQDTPWTFVVNWGDVAESQVYQTSRQGSLGNLTHTYAVPGRYAVSIQVADSGGLFNQATFGVDVANVAPTVTSPGDQVALEGSQATLALGRFTDPGADSPWTVHVTWSDGADEQAFTVDRPGDLGAVTRVFGVHGVYQATVEVTDALGMRGTSSFLVNVGDVAPIFDDVQFPATIDVNQSGLLLATFHDPGFLDRFHVSVDWGDQTSTDFGSGLTFRDYFATHAFARSGSYQVVVTVVDLAGASASARLSVLVNAPPIVATPTPAAHQAAPPVSQPLSSSLITALDFLSSSSSKGRGTSSAPPPKGLIPNFPGALGQGIGKNGSFSKMAGKTGANGGRSLEEILAILLSGRKAPIQVAAAARGAGVEVAGDLRALVATAGPKSPELAAAVGLVGPEALGSPLSRSKRARGKATRVMILVVAWTVSLRNQRGSSFTKRSGRFSPEKAKPAGQPS, from the coding sequence GTGCCGACCTCGTTCTCGATGCTCTCGCCCACCTCGCCCGGCCCGCTTCTGAGTCCGATCACGCCGGTCGGCGGCATCGTGATCGACCTGTTCGGCGCGTCCGGCGGCCGGATCGAGGCCCAGCTCGGCCCTGGGGAGCTGTTCAGCGGAGTGTTCGGTTCGGGAACACCGGTGCTCCTCGGCACCAGATCCGGGTTCACACCGTCGGTCCTGGACACCCTGGGCGGCGGCCTCTCCGCGATCTCCGTCCGCGTGACGATGAACAGTGGCGGGACGGGGCCTGGCGACGCGGGCCGGAACCAGGACGTGCTGCTCGTCAACGGCGCGTCGATGGGCGACTTCAGCAGCGTGACCACCCAGCAGACCAGCCCTGACGGCCAGTCCGGCCTGTCGATGAACACGTCCGGCGGCTTCCGTTCGGATTCGCTCGACACCGGGTTCTTCTACTCGACCGACGGCGGACTGCTGTCGCAGATTTACGCATCGATCGAGCGGACGGGACGCGTCATCTACGGATTGCAGTCGACGGCCCGATCTGAAAGCTCGGTCGACTTCGTGGGCGGCCTCTCGCGCGACCTTCAAAACGCGAGCCGCATCCCGATCCTGGCGATCAACCCGCCGATCATCACGGACGTGAAGGTCGGCTCGCCCATTAACGAAGGCGCGGCCGCGACGATCGTGGTGACGGCCTTCAACCTCCACCATCCCGCGTCGGGTCAGAACCTGACCTACCAGTTCGATCCCAACAACGACGGTACGTTTCCGATCTCGAACACCACCGGCGCTGCGTCGCTAAGCTTCGGCCATCCGGGGACCTACGTGGTGCCGATCCGGGTCTACAATCCCGAAGGCGCCCGGGCCGACGCGCAGGCCGTGATCGTGGTTCGCAACGTCGCGCCCACCGTGACGTCGCCCGGCGATCAAACGGCCGTCGAGGGTGCGACCGCCCGTCTCGATCTGGGGAGTTTCACCGACCCGGGCCGCGACTCGCCGTGGACCGTCGTGGTCGATTGGGGCGACGGCTCGTCGCCGCAAACCTTCAACGTCGCGCATGCCGGCGACCTCGGAACGCTCGATCATCTTTACGTCAGGCCCGGCGCGTACGCGGTCGGCGTCCATGTCACCGACGCTGTCGGTCTGTCGGCCGATGCGTCCTTCACGACCGCCGTTGCGAACGTCGCGCCCACCGTGACGTCGCCCGGCGATCAAACGGCCGTCGAGGGCGTCGCCGCCGACTTACGGCTTGGCGCCTTCACCGACCCCGGGCGGGACGACCCCTGGCTGGTTCACGTGAGCTGGGGCGACGGCTCGGCGATCCAGACCTTCAGCGTCGATCAGACGGGCGATCTCGGCTCGCTCTCCCACCTCTACGCTCAGGCCGGGACGTATTCCGTCGCCGTGTCGGTCGTCGACCTGAACGGCCTGGGACTGAGTGGCGCGGCCTGGTTCCAGGTCGTCGCGCAGAGCGTGGCCCCGACGCTGGCGTCGCCCGGCGATCAGAAGGCCGTCGAGGGCCAATCCACTCCGATCGCTCTGGGGAGTTTCAGCGATGCGAGCCGGAACGCGTCCTGGACGGTTCAGGTCGATTGGGGCGACGACTCGGCCGCGCAGACGTTCACGACCTCGCAGCCTGGCCTTCTGAATTCGCTCGGCCACGCCTTTCCCCGCGCGGGGGTGTTCACGGTCAACGTCCGCGTGACCGCCGCGAACGGCCTGGCCGACTCGGTTTTGTTCCTCGTCGATGTGGCGAACATCGCCCCGACCGTGACGTCGCCCGGCGATCAGAAGGCCGTCGAGGGGACCACCGCGAGCTTCGCATTGGGGAGCTTCACCGACCCCGGGCAAGACACCCCCTGGACGTTCGTCGTGAACTGGGGAGACGTTGCCGAATCCCAGGTCTACCAGACGAGCCGGCAAGGCTCGCTGGGAAACCTGACGCATACTTACGCCGTTCCGGGTCGGTACGCGGTCTCGATTCAGGTCGCCGACAGCGGCGGCTTGTTCAATCAGGCCACGTTCGGGGTCGACGTCGCGAACGTCGCGCCCACCGTGACGTCGCCCGGCGATCAGGTGGCCCTTGAGGGGAGTCAGGCGACGCTGGCGCTGGGTCGCTTCACCGATCCCGGCGCCGATTCGCCCTGGACGGTCCACGTCACCTGGAGCGACGGCGCCGACGAGCAGGCATTTACCGTCGACCGTCCCGGCGACCTGGGCGCAGTGACGCGTGTGTTCGGCGTTCACGGCGTCTATCAGGCCACGGTCGAGGTGACCGACGCGCTGGGCATGCGGGGAACGTCGAGCTTCCTCGTGAACGTCGGAGACGTCGCGCCCATATTCGACGACGTTCAGTTCCCCGCCACGATCGACGTCAATCAGTCGGGCCTGCTGCTGGCGACGTTCCACGACCCGGGATTCCTCGATCGGTTCCACGTATCGGTCGACTGGGGCGATCAGACCTCGACGGACTTCGGAAGCGGGCTGACCTTCCGCGACTACTTCGCCACCCACGCGTTCGCGAGGTCCGGCTCCTATCAGGTCGTCGTCACGGTCGTCGACCTCGCGGGGGCGTCGGCCTCGGCCCGGCTCAGCGTGCTGGTGAACGCCCCGCCGATCGTGGCGACGCCCACGCCGGCGGCGCATCAGGCCGCGCCGCCGGTCAGCCAGCCGCTGTCGAGTTCCTTGATCACGGCGCTCGATTTCCTCAGTTCGTCGTCGTCCAAGGGCCGAGGAACGTCGTCCGCGCCTCCACCGAAGGGCTTGATACCCAATTTCCCCGGGGCTCTCGGGCAGGGAATCGGGAAGAACGGGTCGTTCTCGAAGATGGCTGGCAAGACCGGAGCGAACGGCGGTCGGAGCCTGGAGGAGATTCTGGCGATCTTGCTCTCGGGTCGGAAGGCCCCGATCCAGGTGGCCGCCGCGGCGCGCGGGGCGGGCGTTGAAGTCGCGGGCGATCTGAGGGCGCTGGTTGCGACCGCCGGACCGAAGTCGCCGGAACTCGCCGCCGCCGTCGGCCTGGTCGGGCCCGAGGCGCTGGGTTCGCCGCTGTCGCGTTCAAAGCGCGCGCGTGGCAAGGCGACGCGGGTGATGATCCTGGTGGTCGCCTGGACGGTCAGCCTGCGCAATCAGCGGGGATCGAGCTTTACGAAGCGCTCAGGCCGATTCAGTCCCGAAAAAGCGAAGCCCGCCGGGCAGCCGTCGTAG
- the hisA gene encoding 1-(5-phosphoribosyl)-5-[(5-phosphoribosylamino)methylideneamino]imidazole-4-carboxamide isomerase yields MQVIPAIDLRGGLCVRLRQGDYDRETVFGDDPAAMAARWESEGATRIHLVDLDGAKAGSPVNVDSVRAIIRAVSVPCQLGGGVRDERTIAAWLDAGIERVIVGTQALRDPEWFRTMAETFPGRLILGLDARDGRVATDGWLETSNVTAPLLAEQFDDLPLAAIIYTDIARDGTLEGPNLESTGALCRHVKTPVIASGGVGGLVDIERLATLPVVGCIVGRALYEGNFSLTEAVARAGGSPSRS; encoded by the coding sequence ATGCAAGTTATCCCGGCCATCGATCTGCGGGGAGGCCTGTGCGTGCGTCTCCGCCAGGGTGATTACGATCGCGAGACCGTGTTCGGCGACGACCCCGCGGCAATGGCGGCCCGCTGGGAATCGGAAGGCGCGACCCGCATCCACCTGGTCGATCTCGACGGCGCGAAGGCCGGCAGTCCCGTCAACGTCGATTCCGTCCGCGCGATCATCCGCGCCGTGTCAGTCCCCTGTCAGCTCGGCGGCGGCGTCCGCGACGAGCGCACCATCGCCGCATGGCTCGACGCCGGCATCGAACGGGTGATCGTTGGCACGCAGGCGCTCCGCGATCCCGAATGGTTCCGGACCATGGCCGAGACCTTTCCCGGCCGCCTGATCCTGGGCCTCGACGCGCGCGACGGCCGGGTCGCGACCGACGGCTGGCTGGAGACGTCGAACGTCACGGCGCCGCTGCTGGCGGAGCAGTTCGACGACCTGCCGCTGGCGGCCATCATCTACACCGACATCGCGCGCGACGGCACGCTCGAAGGGCCGAATCTGGAGTCGACCGGCGCGCTTTGCCGGCACGTGAAGACGCCGGTCATCGCCTCGGGAGGCGTGGGCGGACTCGTCGACATCGAGCGCCTGGCGACGCTGCCGGTGGTCGGTTGCATCGTCGGCCGGGCTCTGTACGAGGGCAATTTCTCGCTGACGGAAGCCGTGGCGAGGGCGGGCGGCTCGCCTTCCCGTTCCTGA
- the fusA gene encoding elongation factor G translates to MTTTYHIADIRNVALAGHGASGKTSLADALLFAAGATQRKGSVDDGTSTLDYDDEEKRRHFTIDCHLGHLAWNDKQVHLIDSPGYPDFIGNALSALAAVENVVLAVSGPAGIEVNTRRLFNEARRLSLGRFIAITKMDADNVDYRSDLEAIRETFGNSCVPFNVPIGQGASFSGVIDVLQTHDDDPADCPLAPSEAYQMLVEQIVETDEDLMTRYLEGESIDVEELRKAAHDAIAAGKLVPILCVCTRKDLGVKELLDLITTCGLSPSDVHRFGTRGDDGDASDEEILPAEDGTLVAQVFKTSNDQFMGKLSFLRILSGRITPDTNLVNLRSGKTGKAGHVYVLQGKAQEEVSEAIAGDIVAIAKFDDLHVSDTVSNVGGNTSVRQLKVSPIKFPAPMVPRAVVPKAREDESKISAGLAKIADEDPTFTIRRDAQTHELVISGMSDLHLDVIQQRLKNRYKLEMTTHIPHVPYLETITTPAEADYRHKKQTGGRGQFAEVHLRVRPVERGKGFTFTDAVKGGTIPNQYIPAVEKGVRERLDRGAVSGNQVVDVEVEVYFGKDHPVDSSEQAFKTAADHAFRRAFEKANPVLLEPIVSVEVTVPSAHFGDISADMSTRRGHITGMETLSAGQQTIQAVVPLAEMLSYASTLKSMTSGHGSYTMEMHGYEAVPPNIQQQIVDRYQRSRAGVEEE, encoded by the coding sequence ATGACCACGACGTATCATATTGCGGACATCCGGAACGTCGCCCTCGCTGGACATGGGGCGTCGGGGAAGACCAGCCTCGCCGACGCCCTTTTATTCGCCGCAGGCGCCACGCAGCGCAAAGGATCGGTCGACGACGGAACGAGCACGCTGGATTACGACGACGAAGAAAAACGCAGACATTTCACGATCGACTGCCACCTCGGCCACCTCGCCTGGAACGACAAGCAAGTCCACCTGATCGACTCCCCCGGCTACCCCGACTTCATCGGCAACGCCCTGAGCGCTCTGGCCGCCGTTGAGAACGTCGTGCTGGCGGTCTCGGGACCGGCCGGCATCGAGGTCAACACCCGGCGGCTGTTCAACGAGGCTCGGCGGCTGAGCCTCGGCCGATTCATCGCCATCACCAAGATGGACGCCGACAACGTCGACTACCGCTCCGACCTGGAAGCGATCCGCGAAACCTTCGGTAATTCGTGCGTGCCGTTCAACGTGCCGATCGGCCAGGGGGCGAGCTTCTCAGGCGTGATCGACGTCCTCCAGACCCACGACGACGACCCGGCCGACTGCCCCTTGGCCCCCAGCGAAGCCTACCAGATGCTCGTCGAGCAGATCGTCGAGACCGACGAAGACCTCATGACGCGCTATCTCGAAGGCGAATCGATCGACGTCGAAGAGCTGCGCAAGGCCGCGCACGACGCCATCGCCGCGGGCAAGCTGGTGCCGATCCTCTGCGTCTGCACTCGCAAGGATCTCGGCGTGAAGGAGCTGCTCGACCTGATCACGACCTGTGGCCTGAGCCCCAGCGACGTCCATCGGTTCGGTACGCGCGGCGACGACGGCGACGCCTCCGACGAGGAGATCCTCCCCGCCGAGGACGGCACCCTGGTGGCCCAGGTGTTCAAGACCTCCAACGACCAGTTCATGGGCAAGCTCAGCTTTCTGCGCATCCTCTCCGGCCGGATCACGCCCGACACCAACCTCGTCAACCTCCGCAGCGGCAAGACCGGCAAGGCGGGGCACGTCTACGTTCTGCAAGGCAAGGCCCAGGAAGAGGTCTCCGAAGCGATCGCCGGCGACATCGTGGCGATCGCCAAGTTCGACGACCTCCACGTTTCCGACACGGTCAGCAACGTCGGCGGCAACACGTCTGTCCGCCAGCTCAAGGTTTCGCCGATCAAGTTCCCCGCCCCCATGGTCCCCCGCGCCGTCGTGCCGAAGGCCCGCGAGGACGAGTCCAAGATCTCCGCGGGACTGGCCAAGATCGCCGACGAGGACCCGACCTTCACCATCCGTCGCGACGCCCAGACGCACGAGCTGGTGATCTCGGGGATGAGCGACCTGCACCTCGACGTCATCCAGCAGCGACTCAAGAACCGCTACAAATTGGAGATGACGACGCACATCCCGCACGTGCCCTACCTCGAAACGATCACGACGCCGGCCGAGGCCGACTACCGCCACAAGAAGCAGACCGGCGGTCGCGGCCAGTTCGCCGAGGTCCACCTCCGCGTCCGCCCGGTCGAGCGCGGCAAGGGCTTCACGTTCACCGACGCGGTCAAGGGGGGAACGATTCCCAACCAGTACATCCCGGCCGTCGAGAAGGGGGTCCGCGAACGGCTCGACCGGGGGGCGGTTTCGGGCAACCAGGTCGTCGACGTCGAGGTCGAGGTCTACTTCGGCAAGGACCACCCGGTCGACAGTTCGGAACAAGCCTTCAAGACGGCCGCCGACCACGCGTTCCGCCGGGCGTTCGAGAAGGCGAATCCCGTCTTGCTCGAACCGATCGTGTCGGTCGAGGTCACTGTTCCGTCGGCCCATTTCGGCGACATCTCGGCCGACATGTCGACCCGCCGGGGACACATCACCGGGATGGAAACCCTGTCCGCCGGCCAGCAGACCATCCAGGCGGTCGTCCCGCTGGCCGAAATGCTCTCGTACGCGTCCACCCTCAAGAGCATGACCTCGGGACACGGCTCGTACACCATGGAGATGCACGGCTACGAGGCCGTTCCGCCCAACATCCAGCAGCAAATCGTCGACCGCTATCAGCGAAGCCGCGCGGGCGTCGAGGAAGAATGA
- a CDS encoding MFS transporter, translated as MSVENVQRLTTGGDVGEPVQSACGRSDRAESAAAPSVPGPLVFLFAIAAGLSVANVYYAHQLLDAVAREFRISDGSVGIVVTAAQSGYALGLLLLTPLGDLLNRRRLIIGQLLASVLALVAVAFAPNIGVLLAGMATVGFLAVVVQTLVAFAATLAASEERGRVVGSVTSGVVLGILLARVVAGFLVDLAGWRAVYLTSAIFTLIMAGALFRVLPEHERVGLSPSYPRLLRSVFVLFVEEPILRIRAGIAMLIFAAFSAFWTSLVLHLSAPPLSLSHTTTGMFGLAGVAGALAAGRAGRLADRGLANWTTGVGLTLLLASWMLIGLTQQWISALIVGVILLDLAIQAVHVTNQSLIFTVRPDARSRLVAGYMVFYSIGSGLGSISSTAAYAWAGWTGVCLLGAFYSALALAFWALTMRWAPGASTSDSSSRLMLGACLEG; from the coding sequence ATGTCGGTCGAGAACGTTCAGAGGTTGACCACCGGCGGGGATGTCGGGGAGCCTGTGCAATCGGCGTGCGGGAGGAGCGACAGGGCTGAATCCGCCGCGGCTCCATCGGTGCCAGGTCCGTTGGTGTTTCTCTTTGCGATCGCCGCCGGGTTGAGCGTCGCCAACGTCTACTATGCGCATCAGTTGTTAGACGCCGTCGCGCGCGAATTCCGGATCAGTGATGGTTCCGTAGGGATCGTCGTGACCGCCGCACAGTCAGGATATGCGTTGGGATTGCTCTTGCTGACGCCGTTGGGTGATCTGCTGAACCGCCGCCGACTGATCATCGGTCAGTTGCTGGCGTCCGTGCTGGCGCTCGTCGCAGTGGCCTTCGCTCCGAATATCGGGGTGCTGCTGGCGGGTATGGCGACGGTCGGGTTTCTCGCCGTCGTGGTGCAGACGCTGGTTGCGTTCGCGGCGACCTTGGCTGCCAGCGAAGAGCGCGGACGCGTGGTCGGCTCGGTAACGAGCGGCGTGGTGCTCGGCATTCTGCTGGCGCGAGTCGTGGCCGGGTTTTTGGTGGATCTCGCCGGCTGGCGAGCGGTCTACCTCACTTCCGCGATCTTCACGTTGATCATGGCCGGTGCGCTGTTCCGGGTTCTGCCGGAACATGAACGCGTGGGCCTGTCGCCGTCGTATCCACGTCTGCTGCGTTCGGTGTTCGTCCTGTTCGTCGAGGAGCCGATTCTGCGCATCCGCGCCGGGATCGCGATGCTGATTTTCGCTGCGTTCAGCGCCTTCTGGACTTCCCTGGTGCTCCACCTCAGCGCGCCGCCGTTGTCACTCTCGCATACCACGACCGGGATGTTCGGCCTCGCGGGGGTGGCGGGAGCGCTCGCGGCGGGAAGGGCGGGTCGCCTTGCCGACCGTGGGTTGGCGAACTGGACGACCGGCGTCGGTCTGACCTTGTTGCTAGCGTCGTGGATGCTGATCGGCCTCACGCAACAGTGGATCTCCGCGCTGATCGTCGGCGTAATCCTCCTGGATCTGGCGATTCAGGCGGTGCACGTCACGAACCAGAGCCTGATCTTCACCGTCCGACCGGACGCGCGCAGTCGGCTCGTCGCCGGTTACATGGTCTTTTATTCCATCGGCAGCGGTCTGGGTTCGATCAGCTCGACCGCCGCGTATGCGTGGGCGGGCTGGACTGGCGTGTGCCTGCTCGGAGCGTTCTACAGCGCCCTCGCTCTCGCATTCTGGGCGCTCACCATGCGATGGGCACCTGGAGCGTCGACGTCGGACTCCAGCTCTCGCCTCATGCTCGGCGCTTGCCTTGAGGGGTGA
- a CDS encoding winged helix-turn-helix transcriptional regulator: MVKRTSLEGAECPVARSLDAIGDWWSLLIIRDAFDGLRRFGEFQKSLGVAKNILTARLRALTAHGILELAPASDGSVYQEYVLTPRGRGLFHVVVGLRQWGEESFYEPGETHSVLVDREGGLPVRRLELRSEDGRLLGPADTIVKKAADST; encoded by the coding sequence ATGGTTAAGCGGACGAGTCTTGAAGGAGCGGAGTGCCCCGTCGCCAGGTCTCTGGACGCGATTGGCGATTGGTGGTCGCTCTTGATCATCCGCGACGCATTCGACGGCTTGCGCCGTTTTGGCGAGTTTCAGAAGAGTTTGGGCGTCGCGAAGAACATTCTAACAGCCCGTTTGCGCGCGTTGACCGCCCACGGAATCCTGGAGCTTGCGCCTGCGTCCGACGGTAGCGTGTACCAGGAGTACGTTCTGACGCCGCGAGGGCGCGGGCTCTTCCATGTGGTGGTCGGACTGAGGCAGTGGGGCGAAGAGTCCTTTTACGAGCCTGGCGAGACCCACTCGGTGCTGGTTGACCGCGAGGGGGGGCTGCCCGTCCGCAGGTTGGAGCTTCGGTCGGAAGATGGACGACTCCTTGGTCCAGCCGATACCATCGTGAAGAAAGCAGCGGACTCGACATGA
- a CDS encoding S53 family peptidase yields MISRQRGRRLRPGVEPLDDRSLPSGFTPSQIAAAYGLGPITLTSPSGQAVAGDGSGQTIAIIGAFHNPNLPADLGVFSRTFGLPDPKLTVVNLAGSQTNAAWASESALDAEWAHALAPGASILMVEAKSDTQTDLMEAVNVARNTPGVVAVSMSWGLPESASQKSLDHLFTTPAGHTGITFVAASGDGGAGKGAVYPASSPNVLGVGGTTLTLDASGGYQSEAIWADSGTGVSRITAEPSYQRSLQKTGGKSVPDVSFLSDPETGVQVYSTPPGATTGSWQVVAGTSLGTPAWAAIVAIVAQGRALDGKPGLDGGSQTLPLLYGLPSSSFNQVASGRVGSLAAGLGTPRGDAVIRGLISIASVSTDLTSTTQTPQTQTQTPPVAPARPVLAAKGPKKVVIVRRKAASQPRPHLAAARWSRLIAQTTARKAAAAASR; encoded by the coding sequence ATGATCAGCCGCCAGCGCGGCCGCCGCCTCCGTCCGGGGGTCGAGCCCCTTGACGACCGCAGTCTGCCGTCCGGCTTCACACCGTCGCAGATCGCCGCCGCGTACGGGCTTGGGCCGATCACGTTGACCTCGCCGTCGGGCCAGGCCGTGGCGGGAGACGGCTCGGGGCAGACGATCGCCATCATCGGCGCGTTCCACAATCCGAATCTCCCGGCCGATCTCGGGGTATTCAGCCGGACGTTCGGCCTGCCCGACCCCAAGCTCACCGTCGTCAACCTGGCGGGTTCGCAAACCAACGCGGCGTGGGCGTCCGAGTCGGCGCTGGACGCCGAGTGGGCGCACGCTCTGGCACCGGGCGCGTCGATCCTCATGGTCGAAGCGAAATCCGATACCCAGACCGACCTGATGGAGGCCGTGAACGTCGCCCGGAATACGCCGGGGGTCGTCGCGGTCTCAATGAGCTGGGGCCTGCCGGAATCGGCCAGCCAGAAGTCCCTGGATCACCTGTTCACGACCCCGGCCGGACACACCGGGATCACGTTCGTCGCGGCCAGCGGCGACGGCGGGGCCGGGAAAGGCGCGGTCTACCCGGCCAGCTCGCCGAACGTCCTGGGCGTGGGAGGAACCACGCTGACCCTCGACGCCTCGGGCGGGTATCAGTCGGAAGCGATCTGGGCCGACAGCGGCACCGGCGTCAGCCGGATCACCGCCGAGCCGAGCTATCAACGGTCGCTCCAGAAGACCGGCGGCAAGAGCGTCCCCGACGTCTCGTTCCTCAGCGATCCCGAGACCGGCGTCCAGGTCTACTCGACGCCTCCTGGCGCGACGACGGGCTCGTGGCAGGTCGTCGCCGGCACGAGCCTCGGCACGCCGGCGTGGGCGGCGATCGTCGCGATCGTCGCGCAGGGACGCGCCCTCGACGGCAAACCGGGCCTCGACGGCGGCTCGCAGACTTTGCCCTTGCTGTACGGCCTGCCAAGTTCCAGCTTCAACCAGGTCGCGTCGGGACGCGTCGGGAGCCTGGCGGCCGGCCTGGGGACGCCTCGGGGGGATGCGGTGATTCGCGGGCTGATCTCGATCGCCTCGGTGAGCACCGACCTGACATCGACGACGCAGACGCCGCAGACGCAGACGCAGACGCCTCCCGTCGCACCCGCCCGCCCCGTCCTCGCCGCGAAGGGCCCGAAGAAGGTCGTGATTGTTCGGCGCAAGGCGGCGAGCCAGCCGCGGCCCCATCTGGCGGCCGCGCGCTGGAGCCGGCTGATCGCCCAGACGACGGCTCGAAAAGCGGCGGCGGCCGCCTCGCGATAG
- the hisH gene encoding imidazole glycerol phosphate synthase subunit HisH — protein MIFIIDYGMGNLRSVQKAIEAVGHSAEITTDPDRVRQASHVVLPGVGAFADAMTELRRTGMDEAFTEAVRAGKPCLGVCLGLQLLFTTSFEDGEFRGLGLIPGRVVRLRSQPGLKIPHMGWNTLKIRRPIPLLEGVGPEASVYFVHSYHAIADRPDDVAAETDYPGPITAVVNHENLTACQFHPEKSQQIGLTMYANFARR, from the coding sequence ATGATCTTCATCATCGACTACGGGATGGGCAACCTGAGAAGCGTGCAGAAGGCGATCGAGGCCGTGGGCCATTCCGCCGAGATCACCACCGACCCGGACCGGGTGCGCCAGGCCTCGCATGTCGTCCTTCCCGGCGTGGGCGCGTTCGCCGACGCCATGACCGAACTGCGGCGCACCGGAATGGACGAGGCCTTCACCGAGGCCGTCCGAGCCGGCAAGCCCTGCCTGGGAGTCTGCCTCGGGCTTCAGCTCCTGTTCACCACGAGCTTCGAGGACGGCGAGTTCCGGGGGCTTGGGCTGATTCCCGGCCGGGTCGTCCGGCTCAGGTCTCAGCCGGGTCTGAAGATCCCTCACATGGGCTGGAACACGCTCAAGATCCGCCGGCCGATCCCGCTCCTGGAGGGCGTCGGTCCCGAAGCGTCGGTCTACTTCGTCCACTCCTATCACGCCATCGCCGACCGCCCCGACGACGTCGCCGCCGAGACCGACTACCCCGGACCGATCACCGCGGTGGTCAACCACGAGAACCTCACCGCCTGCCAGTTCCACCCGGAAAAGAGCCAGCAGATCGGCCTGACGATGTACGCCAACTTCGCCCGGCGCTGA